ATCAACAGGGAATATTAATCAAATTATGGTAGCAatgatgtatgtatgtatgtatgtatgtacagtggggcaaaaaagtatttagtcagccaccaattgtgcaagttctcccacttaaaaagaagagagaggcctgtaattttcatcataggtacacttcaactatgacagacaaaatgagaagaaaaaaatccagaaaatcacattgtatgatttttaatgaatttattagcaaattatggtggaaaataagtatttggtcaataacaaaagtttatctcaatactttgttacataccctttgttggcaatgacagaggtcaaacgttttctgtaagtcttcacaaggttttcgctcactgttgctggtattttggcccattcctccatgcagatctcctctagagcagtgatgttttggggctgttgctgggcaacacggactttcaactccctccaaagattttctatggggttgagatctggagactggctaggccactccaggaccttgaaatgcttcttacgaagccactcctttgttgcccgggcggtgtgtttgggatcattgtcatgctgaaagacccagccacgtttcatcttcaatgcccttgctgatggaaggaggttttcactcaaaatctcatgatacatggccccattcattctttcctttacacggatcagtcgtcctggtccctttacagaaaaacagccccaaagcatgatgtttccacccccatgcttcacagtaggtatggtgttctttggatgcaactcagcattctttgtcctccaaacacgacgagttgagtttttaccaaaacgttatattttggtttcatctgaccatatgacattctcccaatcttcttctggatcatccaaatgctctctagcaaacttcagaccggcctggacatgtactggcttaagcagggggacacgtctggcactgcaggatttgagtccctggcggcgtagtgtgttactgatggtaggctttgttactttggtcccagctctctgcaggtcattcactaggttctaggatgtttgctcaccgttcttgtgatcattttgaccccacggggtgagatcttgcgtggagccccagatcgagggagattatcagtggtcttgtatgtcttccatttcctaataattgctcccacagttgatttcttcaaaccaagctgcttacctattgcagattcagtcttcccagcctggtgcaggtctacaattttgtttctggtgtcctttgacagctctttggtcttggccatagtggagtttggagtgtgactgtttgaggttgtggacaggtgtcttttatactgattactagttcaaacaggtgccattaatacaggtaacgagtggaggacagaggagcctcttaaagaagaagttacaggtctgtgagagccagaagtcttgcttgtttgtaggtgaccaaatacttattttccaccataatttgcaaataaattcattaaaaatcctacaatgtgattttctggattttttttcttctaattttgtctgtcatagttgaagtgtacctatgatgaaaattacaggcctctctcatctttttaagtggtagaacttgcacaattggtggctgactaaatactttttagccccactgtatgtatgtatgtatgtatgtatgtatgtatgtatgtatgtatgtaaactgtAAAAATCTACATAGTACACACACTGTTTGATAGTGGGATGAAGGCTAAATCTACTGGAGGATGGGTAGGCATTTTATTATTTCCTCTGCTTTAATTGAACCGTATATAAAGCTGAATTGATCTGAGTCGGGGTTAGACTTGGGGTTAGTGCATGGAAAGGTTTCTCCCTTCATTTCCACCTCCAGAGGAGAGCGTTTGGGGAGAGAGAAAATTATATTTTCATTTTATACTCAGCAATGACCAGGCTACGGAATGAACGAATAGAGAAATGAAATCAGTCGAGCATCATTTGCATTCAAGTTTTATCGGCGTGAGAGGAGGGCGTTTTTGGGAGTGATAAGGAGAGGGCGTCGCAGACTGCgttgggggtggggggtgaggTGCATGTGCACgtaggctttgtgtgtgtgtgtgttgaaggtgGATATGGGGAGgctggagggtgtgtgtgggggtgggttaATATCAGACCAAATAATTAGATTCGCTATCGTCTCGGCGGCAGCAGTGCGGGGATCAGGCAGATTAAAGCCCGGCTGGGCTGATTAATATTCATGAGGGACGAGGGTCCGGACGAGGGGGCTTAGACTGCGCCTCAAAGACTCCCTCACTGAGGGGCTTAAAGCGCTCTCAAAGTGCCTGGGTCCTAGGGAGACCGCCAGGGTGAACACAGGCAGTGCTAAGCAACATTAACTTCTCCTCGTAGTCTTTTAGTTCTCCTCCTAAtacccctccctcgctctctccctgctccttGGGAAATGTGTTTCAATCAGTGGGGCTGGCCACTATGAATTGTGGGATAGTTTACGGCAGtagtggtggagtgggctgcctaGTAGGTGGATGTGTTGTGTTCAGAGGTAAGAACTTGCCATTTGATGATGTTTAATTTGATACTGTGCTTGTTGAAAATGTCCTCCAGGCCAGAGAAATGTGATACTAGAGGCTTCTCTGCTCCTCTTAACTCAACCATCTTTAGCGGCCATGGCCTCTGTTGGCTTTGTTAATTACACAGCCTAATCAAACTGTAATCTTGCCGCATGCCTTTTAGTTTTCATTATCTGTGTTGGTTCCAGACAGCATTTAAAGTCCCAGTGCAGCCAGGGCCCAAAGCCTGATCAGAGTCAGCTAAATCATCATCTCCAACTCATCTTCGCTCTGGTCGTCTCTGAGAATatctcagagagagatagaggtagataaAGATGCTTGGAtagagattattattattatttttgtgcaTTTGTTCATACTGTCCAAAGACCCTCTTCAATCTGTTGTAGGGCTCTATTTTTCTGTCTCATACACTTTCCTTCAAAGTCGGACCACACTGGCCTTTTCTTCAGTGAATACCAAAGCATCATGATAAATAGATTTGTGATAAATTAGTCTGAAACAAATTAGCAGCACTTATAGCTCAGACGGCTCCAGCATTGGGTTCCAAATTAAAACAAAAGAAGCCGTATCTCTACATCAGCGCAAGTTCCCCATGAAATACAATACGCAGCGTCTTTAGGCTAGAACAGACTGATTCAGAAAGAATCTACACTTTCCTCCCTCGCCTCCCAACTTGCCCCATACAGTATACACTCCTTTACACAAAAACACTTCCTTTACACAAAAACGTTCCCCTCATATTCTCTCTAAATGTTCCAGTCAATGTGGTACCATGTTGGAATATGTGTACCCCTGTAGCAAgcagattgactgactgactaactggccgTAGTTCTCCTGAAGCAGTCTGTCAGGGCTGCTGCTGATGCATGACTGCTTCCACCTAGTGGAGCCAGAGTGTTCTGTATGTCCTCAGGCCTCCAGGCAGTGGTAGCACCTATAGATAGGCCTTGTGCAACTATACTGAAGTTGTGAAGCTCAACCTAATGCTACTGTGTTTTATTCCATACTCTCATAAATGTATTATTGAACCTCACAAAGACTACATTTTACTGGGACTGCTGTAAGTTATTTAGTTATGAATGCACAATGCTTATCTGTGCCATAACACACAGAAGTACGTAGATGCGTGTGGGTAAGTGTCTCATGTAGACACACGATGTCTGTGGGAGTGATTGTCAGGTGGAATGCTCTGTGAACTTCAGCTGAACAAAGACAATATTGTGCAGAGGATGGCacaggtgtgtgtttctctctggtcTGACCTATTCTGGCTACAGCCTCACTTACACATGTGCAACCACTGACACACATTCTtcagcacacacactcatacacacacacacacacacgcgagaTGATGACCTCCCTCTATTCACAATCCTTTTGTCACATCATGTATTGAGAGAAGTTCCTGAGAGGGCGTCCGGGTGAATAGGAGCACTACGACCTCATCGGATCTCCTTCCTTAccttttcttctcctttctcctggggtctctctgttccttccctctttctcactgctGCTATTTATAGCTCTTTTCTGTGAGTCTTTGTTCAGCCTGTGCCCCTTCCTGTCCCTCTATGCTTCTGATTGCCCGTGTTAAGGGGCTTCCCCTTCCCACTGAAAAAGATGAGTCCTTTTATTGCACGCTATGGTCAATGTGCTTTAAAACAGTAAAATCAGAGGACCATGTCAGGATTAATTCATTGTTAAACCTCACTGTTCAGTACAGTAGGTCTTTGCCATCAAATGTAAAGAGGAGTATATTTCTATATATAAAAGGTTTGTCTGAATAGACTTGACAGTGTATGTGAGAATCAGAAGATATGTAATGTTAGATGACAATTGTCATTTGACCCTGTGTTTCCAGAACAAGTCTGACAGCCTCTGTATGTTTATTTGTATGTCAGCAGATCTCCAGGCTGACGCTGGTGTGTGAAGACGATAACGGCTGGCTCAGTAGAGTCCCGCTAACCTCCGATGCCACAGCTGCCAACTGTACCATCTACAGTCAAGGTAGTTAACCAACAGACCTGATCCCAGAAATGCCAAACCATCAACACAGCCCACTCACATATAATGCACCATTTACACTGTTACattctagtcatttagcagacactcttaaaCGAAGCAACTTACAATCAGAGATCTCTTATCAGAGTGACCCCATAAAGACACCATACAGAGATCTTTTTCACCTACTATAGATTAGTATACATTCCATAGATATCATACTGTACGATACCATGTGTGTAGTTCGAGTACACGCCCCAGGTGTGATGTGTGTAGTTCTTGTACAGGCCCCAGGTGTGATGTGTGTAGTTCTTGTACAGGCCCCAGGTTTAATTTGTGttgtgtggctctctctctctctcttttctccaggTGAGGAGCTGTATTGTAAGGTGACCCAGGACATCTCCACAGGTGACAGTCTGTTGgccacactgtctctctcctccgtGAAGCAGCTGTCCTCGTCTCAGACCCAGGACGTGGTGGTGAAGGAGGAGCCTACAGGTGTCTACCCAGCTTCTCTCCACTCTGAGATACAGCTCCTCCCCCAGCAGGCTGGGATGGCAGCCATCTTGGCCACGGCAGTTGTCAACAGTGAGTGTCAGCTTGCCAAGAATAATgtggatgtgtatgtgtgtgcgcactGCATGCGAATGTGCATGCATGTATTTGTGTTCTTCGTGCCGTTTAGTCATTAGATGCGTAGACAAACCCTACACGTGTACAGTTACAACACTTTCCATGTAAACAACAGACACTGAGGGACTCAATGAAGACCAACAGTTTACCATGCCACATTTCCTCATTCATCCAGTACACCAGAAGGTGGCAGTGTAACTCCTCTGCACTGCCTTGTCTCAGAGGTAGACTACATGGTAATTGCGTTCACGCTCCTTCATTAAGTCCCTTATTGGCAGTGTAGTGTTGTCGGCAGCAGGAGCAGGCATGGACATTCTGTGATGAGTGCATGATTAATCACCATATCAAGCTAAAGGGTAAAACATGATCATCCGTATCCCCGCTTCCTGCTGTAGGAGCACTCTCCTGAGGACTGTTGGTAATTATGGATGTTATCAAAAATAGCCTGTAACACCATCCCTGACACCAGATCAGTATGATTACCCCGCACGGGTGGGCGCTCGCTCCCACAACCTCTGTGCTCTCGTTGCCTTGGAGACCCCGGAGCAATATCGAGTGCTTGCTCGTTCCGCCACTGAATCGATCATGTGACTGGTGTGAAACAGgtgtgtgtggtgatgtgtgTATACACATGGATGAACATCATGTGTACATGTATCAAgtacatgtgtacatgtgtacatGTATCAACATCAAGTATGTACTGAATGTAACATTTTAACGCGTAAGCAGTGAAACGTTAAACAtgccatttttttaaagaatgaaCATACGCTGCTCTCTTTCTTGCATTGTTTTTAATTATGTATGACAGATTTGATAAATGATTGGTTGTTGTAGGGATAGAGTTTAcagttgtgtttgtgtttgattgGTCCAGAGGACATCTTCCCGTGTAAGGACTGTGGGATCTGGTACCGCAGTGAGAGGAACCTCCAGGCCCACCTCATGTACTACTGTGCCAGCCGGCAGAAGCAGCAGGCCTCTTCCTCCCCCCCACTGGACAAAGCCAAGGAGTCCTACCCCAACGAACGTGTCTGTCCCTTCCCACAATGCAACAAGAGCTGCCCGAGCGCCAGCTCCCTGGAGATCCACATGCGGACACATAGTGGTGAGACCTGTCACAATACATTCCTTTAGCTCTTACTCATAGCAGACCAAGGATCGAGTAAGAATATGCGTGAATATTCCTCTTTTAATAATAGCTTGTAACAGACCTCTTTCTTCAGCTGTTATTAGGGGAAGACAGTCAATTTAGTTAAAATATTAAAGATATACATGTCCTGTGCCTGTAGGTGAGCGTCCTTTCGTGTGTCTGATCTGCCTGTCAGCCTTCACCACTAAAGCCAACTGTGAGCGTCACCTGAAGGTACACACGGACACGCAGAATGGAGTCTGTCACGGCTGTGGCTTCGTCTCCACCACGAGGGACATTCTCTATAGCCACCTGGTCACAAGTCACATGGTGTGTCAGCCCGGCTCATGCAGTGAAGTGTACTCCCCCGGCCCCGGCCTGCCCAAACTGCCTCTGTCcacaggtaaacacacagacagactggatcATGTTGTTTGCTATCCCAGTGAGAGGATAATAGCCCTGCCTTTACTTCAGAACAGCAACTACATagatgactacatcaagcttgtgactctacaagcTTGTTGGATGCGTTTGCaggttgttttggttgtgtttcagatgattttgtgcccaatagaaatgaatggtaaataatgtattgtgcccatttggagtcacttttattgtaaataaaaatagaaTACGTTTCTGAACATGTGGGTGCCCACTTTGATTGCAGATAATCAAAAATTAATTGTGAATAATCATgattgagaaagttacagatgcacaaagcTCATACCCCCCACAAAATGCTAACCACCCCTGTTATTGGTAACGGTGGGATGTTAGCATGTTTTGGGGTTATGATATTTGTgtatctgtaactttctcattcatGATTTTCTGTACTCATGGTAGGGATCCACATTAatgtattcatatatatatatatacagctgtATTCTTATTCTTGTGGTCCTGTACGGCTcatttggtagagcatggtgattACACCCCcggggttgtgggtttgattcccgagGGCACCCATTTGTAAAATGCATGCACACATTACTAAGTCtttttggataaaagcgtctgttaAATGGCATCTAGCATTATTATTCTATTACATCCAACACATTTGTAGACTCACACGCTAGATATTGTCATtgagtgctaggaatatgggaccaaatactacacttttaACTAAATGTAATAcgctataagtgaatttgtccaaatacttataaCACCTTCAGatgggggactagatacataaagtgcattcatttctaaaagtaaaacagatatgaaaataccctcaaataaaaggggACTTTCTGTACAGTCACCTTATAAAAGATTTGATCTCAAattcaaaatgctggagtatagagccaaattaaaagttgtagcttcactgtccaaataaatacatttgggaGTGTATGTATATGAAGATTTGGTCCTATAGGCTATAGTGCATAACCACCAGTGATTTCATGTCATGTTTAATAGTAGGAAACACATTTCTAATAaatgtctctgtcactctctgtggCAGGTCTAAGTCCTGGAGACTCCGGTGTTGTGTTGAAATGTCAGGTATGTGGCCACATCACAGACTCACCTGCTCAGCTCCAGCAGCACGTTCGCACACACCTGGAGGTGAGGGTCCCGGCCGAGAGGAGCCCCACACCCCGCCAGACCACCCCCTCCTCGGCCGACCACCCTGAGCACCTTGACAGGGAGCCCCCCGCCTGCGTACCCCACCCTGAATCCTCCAGCCCTGGGGCCAATGGGAGCTCAGCCACCCCGCGAGGCTGCAGCCCACCTGAGCAGCTCCCCACAGACATCAGGATTAAAGAGGAGCCGCATTCGGACTCTGAGAATgaggggcaggaggaggagatggaggaggagcgGGTGGAGAAGAGCCGTGGACACAGAGATACAGGCTCCTCTCAGACCTCCACCTCCCCTAGGAGTCCCTCTGCTGTGGCTGTGAAGGCAGAGCCAACCAGCCCCACCCCTGGCTCCAGCCCTGCCCATCTGGGAGGAGCTGGCTCAGTGCTCCCTGGAGAAGACGTGTTCCTACCCCAGTACATGTTCAGCCAGGAACCAGCCATCCTACCCCAGGCCTCAGAGATACTGGCTAAGATGTCTGAGATGGTCCACAGCCGGCTGAAGCAGGGCCAGGTCCCCCCTGGGGCAGCGCCAGCCTTCTACCCCGCTGGCACTACAACCACTGTCCAGAAGGGGGCCACCTGCTTCGAATGTGATATCAActtcaacaacatcaacaacttcTATGTTCACAAGAGGCTGTACTGCTCCAGCAGGCACCAGCAGGGAGACGTGGCTGGCCCAGTGAAGGAGGGGTCGTCGGGGGCCACAGTCCCCTCAGTTGGACACGGTTCATCCCCTCAGGCTGGATCAGGTAGTCGGGCAGCCTCAGCCTCCCCCAGTGACTCAGATCCTGTTCCAGGCAGCACCGCCACGCAGGGCAAGCTGGTGGAGGTGAAGAGTGAGAACCCTGGGGTGAAGGAGGctgtgtcctcctcttcctctgagggggagggtggaggaggaggaggccggGCCAGCGAGTGCAGCCAGAGTCCCAGCGGCTCAGCAGAGGACCAGGAGGACGACCCCACCAGAACCTTCTGTCAGGCCTGCAACATCCACTTTAGCCGCCATGAGAATTACACAGTCCACAAACGCTTCTACTGCGCATCGCGCCACGATCCGTCCAACCAGCGGTCAACCTCCGGCAAAGCTACCTTTCTGCCTCAGCCCATCCGAACACGCAAGAGGAAGAAGATGTATGAGATCCACATGGCTCGGACTGAGGCCCTGGCCAACGCTGCtgctgcctctttctctgcccctGGCCTGAGCCTGGCTGTGAAGCAGGAGGCTGCTGCCTCAGTGGAGAGGGTCCTGGagtccccagtcccagccctagcTCTGGGCCTGTGTCCAGCCACCTCCCGTAGTACCAGCCCTGACAGAGACGGCCCCATTGACCTGAGCAAGAGGCCCCGTCTAAGGGAGGCCCCGCGGGGCAGCAGCATCCCTTCTCTGCCCCTCACTGACTACCACAAGTGTACCGCCTGCAGCATTAGCTTCAACAGCATTGAGAACTACCTGGCCCACAAGACCTACTACTGCCCAGCCACCACCCTGCAGCCCCACACTCTGGAGACGCTCCATAGGCTGAAGAGACCAGCATCCATCTCCCCCAAGAGCAGGGCCCTGGAGCGATCAGACGTCCACTCTGAGGCCAAAGGGCTGCTCACAGAGAAGGCTCCTCGGGGGGCCTCGCTCAGCCCTCACCTCTCTGCcttacctggctctggctctgaggCTACGTCACCTTACAGTGTCCCTGCAGCCAAAGGCCCAGGCTCTCCCTCTGTGGTCTGCCCCTACTGCCCTCCCAATAGGGCGGTGACCTGTGACCTGGTGGACCACTTCAGATCCATGCATGGCCTGGTCCTGAGCCTGGAGGGCCAGCCAGCCGTCATCAGCCCCAGCCTGAGCCCTAGGGATGGGACCCCTGCCACTCCGCCCAAGCTGGTCCTCCGAGCCTGCAGGGACAGCATCAATGGCCGGATCAGAAGGGACACtgtctccccatcctctcccctggTGAACGGTAGCCCCCTGGGACACCATGCCGGGGGTGGCAGCTCCCCCAAGGCAGCCCCTCCAGCTGTGTCTCCCACCAGGTCCCTCCCCCTGACTGTGTCCCCTGTGCCTGAGGTGCTGAGAGAGGTGGGGGTTCTGAATCACCAGGTTGCTGTCACCCTGCTCCCAGACAAGGCGTCCCTCACACTGGGTCTCCCACTCCCTGTTCCGGCCCCTCCCACACCCAAGACCCTCCTGATCCCCCCTGTGCAGAACGGTAACACCCGCTTCTGCCGGCTGTGCAATATCAAGTTCAGCAGCCTGTCCACGTTCATAGCCCACAAAAAGTACTACTGTTCCTCCCACAGCGCTGAGCACGTCAAGTGAATGGAGCCCCAGTCTGTGTCCCCTCCAAGGCCCAAACCCAGCTATCCATTCTTGTCAGTGCCACCAAGGCATGGCACCATCTCTGGACTGTATGTGTTTGAAAGTGTGACTGTTACTCGCCAGGAACTGGGTCGCTTCCCGCTCCCGGTATTGTTACTATGTTAACATATTTCTCCTTATGGGTCAAAGTTTCTATTACACTAAGAGCTGAGATGCGCTACCTGCACACACAGTTGTGCCCACGTATCCCTTCCCACCCACCTCAATAACTGAAACCCAGCCCTCTTTCTCACCTCCAGGGTCCACAGAATGTTGAAAATGTGACTTTAGAGTCAACATTTAGTCTCCTGAGCAAGTTTAATTGAATTGTTTGTATTACAGTCATCTTTATTTGATTATGATTGTTTGGAGCATTTCTTGCTGATGATGAAACTCGCTTTTCCTGAGCTGTTGATGCTCTAGATCAGTCAGTGAGTGGGGACAACTGTTGTCCCCCAGGGCCCTCTAGTGGAGCTGACTATCTCCACTCTTTTATTTCTACTTACCTGTGCATAGTGTATGATGTTTTAAAATAATTCTTTATGCTTTTGTTTGAACACTGGCTGTTTTGCTAACTAGAAAGCTAAAGCATTTTAGCTGAATTACAGAAATGAGTATCACATGGTTAGCCTACCAATTACAGAGGAAATATTTGCAAATGGATAGATTTGGTTTTCCTACACCACAATTACATTCTCTTAATGGAAGGAAAACATGTGAACTATTTATCTTTGAGTCCTCACTGATTTAATGTCAACAGAAATCTACCTAGCGTctgaaaatatttgtattttttatttgtatatttttcaTACTGTTCAAAGGAACTGTTTCAATCTCGGCGTGTAAAGGTGTTTTTGTAAGTGTAGATATGTAATATCTTTCACAGTAATCACTGGGATGACATTGAACCTTATTTTCCTTA
This window of the Oncorhynchus clarkii lewisi isolate Uvic-CL-2024 chromosome 1, UVic_Ocla_1.0, whole genome shotgun sequence genome carries:
- the LOC139392266 gene encoding zinc finger protein ZFPM1 isoform X1 produces the protein MSRRKQSKPRQIKRSTGDLEGDEDNTPDDVSLSGDEGGASDPEDSAECDSSSPPPYTPLYIEEPRTHDCLGAPDDEDEEQKGPTHTEEEGEEMEEEEDGPHWRGPDDLELSDDTAGPKVLARRDLTTDTLWGPYTGIVQSGEAGDDQVPEQISRLTLVCEDDNGWLSRVPLTSDATAANCTIYSQGEELYCKVTQDISTGDSLLATLSLSSVKQLSSSQTQDVVVKEEPTGVYPASLHSEIQLLPQQAGMAAILATAVVNKDIFPCKDCGIWYRSERNLQAHLMYYCASRQKQQASSSPPLDKAKESYPNERVCPFPQCNKSCPSASSLEIHMRTHSGERPFVCLICLSAFTTKANCERHLKVHTDTQNGVCHGCGFVSTTRDILYSHLVTSHMVCQPGSCSEVYSPGPGLPKLPLSTGLSPGDSGVVLKCQVCGHITDSPAQLQQHVRTHLEVRVPAERSPTPRQTTPSSADHPEHLDREPPACVPHPESSSPGANGSSATPRGCSPPEQLPTDIRIKEEPHSDSENEGQEEEMEEERVEKSRGHRDTGSSQTSTSPRSPSAVAVKAEPTSPTPGSSPAHLGGAGSVLPGEDVFLPQYMFSQEPAILPQASEILAKMSEMVHSRLKQGQVPPGAAPAFYPAGTTTTVQKGATCFECDINFNNINNFYVHKRLYCSSRHQQGDVAGPVKEGSSGATVPSVGHGSSPQAGSGSRAASASPSDSDPVPGSTATQGKLVEVKSENPGVKEAVSSSSSEGEGGGGGGRASECSQSPSGSAEDQEDDPTRTFCQACNIHFSRHENYTVHKRFYCASRHDPSNQRSTSGKATFLPQPIRTRKRKKMYEIHMARTEALANAAAASFSAPGLSLAVKQEAAASVERVLESPVPALALGLCPATSRSTSPDRDGPIDLSKRPRLREAPRGSSIPSLPLTDYHKCTACSISFNSIENYLAHKTYYCPATTLQPHTLETLHRLKRPASISPKSRALERSDVHSEAKGLLTEKAPRGASLSPHLSALPGSGSEATSPYSVPAAKGPGSPSVVCPYCPPNRAVTCDLVDHFRSMHGLVLSLEGQPAVISPSLSPRDGTPATPPKLVLRACRDSINGRIRRDTVSPSSPLVNGSPLGHHAGGGSSPKAAPPAVSPTRSLPLTVSPVPEVLREVGVLNHQVAVTLLPDKASLTLGLPLPVPAPPTPKTLLIPPVQNGNTRFCRLCNIKFSSLSTFIAHKKYYCSSHSAEHVK
- the LOC139392266 gene encoding zinc finger protein ZFPM1 isoform X2 — protein: MSRRKQSKPRQIKRSTGDLEGDEDNTPDDVSLSGDEGGASDPEDSAECDSSSPPPYTPLYIEEPRTHDCLGAPDDEDEEQKGPTHTEEEGEEMEEEEDGPHWRGPDDLELSDDTAGPKVLARRDLTTDTLWGPYTGIVQSGEAGDDQVPEISRLTLVCEDDNGWLSRVPLTSDATAANCTIYSQGEELYCKVTQDISTGDSLLATLSLSSVKQLSSSQTQDVVVKEEPTGVYPASLHSEIQLLPQQAGMAAILATAVVNKDIFPCKDCGIWYRSERNLQAHLMYYCASRQKQQASSSPPLDKAKESYPNERVCPFPQCNKSCPSASSLEIHMRTHSGERPFVCLICLSAFTTKANCERHLKVHTDTQNGVCHGCGFVSTTRDILYSHLVTSHMVCQPGSCSEVYSPGPGLPKLPLSTGLSPGDSGVVLKCQVCGHITDSPAQLQQHVRTHLEVRVPAERSPTPRQTTPSSADHPEHLDREPPACVPHPESSSPGANGSSATPRGCSPPEQLPTDIRIKEEPHSDSENEGQEEEMEEERVEKSRGHRDTGSSQTSTSPRSPSAVAVKAEPTSPTPGSSPAHLGGAGSVLPGEDVFLPQYMFSQEPAILPQASEILAKMSEMVHSRLKQGQVPPGAAPAFYPAGTTTTVQKGATCFECDINFNNINNFYVHKRLYCSSRHQQGDVAGPVKEGSSGATVPSVGHGSSPQAGSGSRAASASPSDSDPVPGSTATQGKLVEVKSENPGVKEAVSSSSSEGEGGGGGGRASECSQSPSGSAEDQEDDPTRTFCQACNIHFSRHENYTVHKRFYCASRHDPSNQRSTSGKATFLPQPIRTRKRKKMYEIHMARTEALANAAAASFSAPGLSLAVKQEAAASVERVLESPVPALALGLCPATSRSTSPDRDGPIDLSKRPRLREAPRGSSIPSLPLTDYHKCTACSISFNSIENYLAHKTYYCPATTLQPHTLETLHRLKRPASISPKSRALERSDVHSEAKGLLTEKAPRGASLSPHLSALPGSGSEATSPYSVPAAKGPGSPSVVCPYCPPNRAVTCDLVDHFRSMHGLVLSLEGQPAVISPSLSPRDGTPATPPKLVLRACRDSINGRIRRDTVSPSSPLVNGSPLGHHAGGGSSPKAAPPAVSPTRSLPLTVSPVPEVLREVGVLNHQVAVTLLPDKASLTLGLPLPVPAPPTPKTLLIPPVQNGNTRFCRLCNIKFSSLSTFIAHKKYYCSSHSAEHVK